One Dysosmobacter welbionis DNA segment encodes these proteins:
- a CDS encoding MFS transporter, translating into MENKQQEHTYESSNVMPSLGERISYGVADFGYASAYMWVSSFMTIFFTDYVGVPAASVSALLLVVRIFDAINDPIIGSIADRTKSKYGRYRPWVAVGGTVMCLMIALMFAVQPTWSMGVKIAWMWIVYIVVTVAATCYAMPFNALGGVITSNDEGRVKLSNTRMVCSSLGSNFTNLIAATLILLLSGTNRTSNTAQGYFGAAVCSVVISLPFILWSAVKSKERVQPPPQQMEKKSKISLGLQMKCLLGNKYALGCMFGQFVAGFYTYGRYTIMAYYFTYYEGDFNLYSITGIIGLFTGIAGSGLLGPWLYKVIQHKGRAVGTAFGLSGILSIPMFWLSAKGVLFWVFYAVSTALGTAAFGLRYGCDGDNADYAEYKYGIRVDGFLSAFISMMLKAGGAVGPAVLLVWLDSLGYVANQAQNASVLNALNMGISFIPAVLLLLVALNFLIFYDMDSKKHAEIVKELECRRGTESK; encoded by the coding sequence ATGGAAAACAAACAGCAAGAACACACTTATGAATCCTCCAATGTAATGCCGTCTCTTGGTGAACGGATCAGTTATGGTGTTGCAGATTTTGGATATGCTTCCGCTTATATGTGGGTCAGCTCGTTCATGACCATCTTTTTTACCGATTATGTCGGTGTTCCAGCTGCGTCTGTTTCGGCATTGCTGTTGGTGGTGCGCATTTTTGATGCAATTAATGATCCAATCATTGGTTCCATTGCAGATCGTACTAAGTCGAAATACGGACGTTATAGACCATGGGTTGCCGTTGGCGGAACAGTCATGTGTCTTATGATTGCACTGATGTTTGCCGTGCAGCCGACCTGGTCTATGGGTGTTAAAATTGCCTGGATGTGGATCGTTTACATTGTGGTCACTGTAGCAGCTACCTGCTATGCTATGCCTTTTAATGCCCTTGGTGGCGTTATTACATCAAATGACGAAGGGCGCGTTAAACTGTCAAATACCCGAATGGTGTGTTCTAGCCTAGGTTCAAACTTTACCAACCTGATTGCTGCAACGCTAATTCTTCTGTTATCTGGTACAAACCGGACCAGCAATACCGCTCAGGGTTATTTTGGAGCTGCGGTATGCAGTGTTGTGATCAGTCTTCCGTTTATCCTCTGGAGTGCGGTCAAGTCCAAGGAACGCGTGCAACCGCCACCTCAGCAAATGGAAAAGAAAAGCAAAATTTCTCTAGGACTTCAGATGAAGTGCTTGTTGGGGAATAAATATGCACTGGGGTGTATGTTCGGTCAGTTTGTAGCCGGTTTTTATACCTACGGCCGATACACAATTATGGCTTACTACTTCACCTATTATGAAGGTGATTTTAACCTGTATTCCATAACCGGCATCATCGGCTTGTTTACCGGCATTGCTGGTTCTGGACTACTCGGCCCTTGGCTGTACAAAGTCATTCAGCATAAGGGCAGAGCTGTGGGTACCGCATTTGGCCTCTCCGGTATTCTCTCCATCCCTATGTTCTGGCTTTCTGCAAAAGGTGTCCTGTTCTGGGTCTTCTACGCTGTTTCCACAGCACTTGGTACTGCGGCATTTGGCCTGCGGTATGGCTGTGACGGCGATAACGCTGACTATGCCGAGTATAAGTACGGTATCCGTGTGGATGGGTTTCTTTCCGCCTTTATCTCTATGATGCTGAAGGCTGGCGGTGCCGTAGGTCCTGCTGTGTTGCTGGTTTGGCTGGATTCCCTGGGCTATGTAGCTAATCAGGCTCAGAATGCCAGTGTACTCAATGCGCTGAATATGGGTATTTCTTTCATCCCTGCAGTCTTGCTTCTCCTTGTTGCATTAAACTTTCTGATTTTTTATGATATGGACAGCAAAAAGCATGCGGAAATTGTGAAAGAATTGGAATGTCGGCGAGGAACTGAAAGCAAATAA
- a CDS encoding SDR family NAD(P)-dependent oxidoreductase yields the protein MNKQFEGKVAFISGGTSGLGKATVYELVKRGARVIFVGRDDAKAQEVINKCKELGGEAEYKNCDITKHQNVIDVFGYIRERYGKLDFAGNVAGTGIPSTQIDDTTDDQIDMMIDINLKGLIYCMIEEIKIMREHSFGRIVNIASGAANIGAPGMAVLAASKAGVVGVTKNACFDVVRDGITVNSISPGAIETELVQSIKYTHAEEYKSYSNNMPIGRFGMPEEIAHGVCFFFEDESAFITGVNLPIDGGFCAGKMVR from the coding sequence ATGAACAAACAGTTTGAAGGTAAGGTTGCATTTATTTCTGGCGGAACCAGCGGCCTCGGTAAGGCTACCGTATATGAATTGGTCAAGCGTGGCGCACGGGTCATTTTTGTCGGCAGAGATGATGCCAAGGCTCAGGAAGTTATCAACAAATGCAAAGAACTGGGCGGCGAGGCTGAATATAAGAACTGCGATATTACAAAGCATCAAAATGTGATTGATGTTTTCGGGTATATTCGAGAAAGATACGGAAAGCTTGACTTTGCAGGCAATGTTGCCGGTACGGGGATTCCCTCCACCCAAATTGACGATACCACAGACGATCAGATTGATATGATGATCGATATCAATTTGAAGGGCCTGATTTACTGCATGATTGAAGAAATCAAGATTATGCGGGAGCATAGCTTCGGTCGCATCGTCAATATTGCTTCCGGTGCAGCAAATATTGGCGCTCCCGGCATGGCTGTTTTGGCAGCATCCAAGGCAGGCGTTGTTGGTGTAACAAAAAATGCATGCTTTGACGTGGTCAGGGACGGCATCACTGTGAACAGTATTTCTCCTGGTGCCATTGAAACGGAGTTGGTTCAGTCCATCAAATATACGCATGCAGAGGAGTATAAGTCATATAGTAATAACATGCCTATCGGCAGATTTGGTATGCCGGAGGAAATTGCACATGGTGTGTGCTTCTTCTTTGAGGATGAATCTGCCTTTATTACTGGTGTGAATCTGCCCATTGACGGCGGCTTCTGCGCTGGAAAAATGGTGCGCTAA